GTCGTGATTGTTGAGTTGTTCAGATCGTTTTCGCGACAAATGAGTAAGCCTCAGCCCTCAAATAGTCAAGAAGCcatacaaattctgaaaataatgTCACTGACAGTATTTCAgctgacaaatatttaaacccaataatattatcgttattaaaattaatattaatacatttttatggatGTTACTAgcttgttaaaattatttattgaactaTTCATATCATATACTATTGTCATTAATTATAGAGTCAATATCGTAGAAGTAATACAATGTGAAGAGATTCATCGCATAAATAGGAAATAGCttattttaatctaaatatttttaagatgtccctactaatatttttaaattcaataaaataactaaaatttttgttatccctgtttttaaattaacaaaatgtacatatttgtTTCTGCCATCTTTCCacagaatttaaataacattgaatgttttaaaattctaaaattagtACTCTTTGAATTaggtaaaaacaaaagttttaaatagtttGATTAGAAATAATgacttaactataatatacaatttcgtCAACATTTAAGAGGATGTAAGATGTTAATtttttgtctccgtcttacatggGAGTGACAttgcaaatttacgctcagaagatTACATTTAGtttcattagtttaaaaattagagtgaattgacctattatgaaacttgatgataAGAACAATATTTGTGTTTGTACCCATGTtgttttttacaataggtaattcagcttttaaataagttatatttattcttaatttactctatattataggtattatacgctTTACTTGCTAAATAATTGAACTGTCGTAAAACACCctcatacaaacacagataataatcttatcatCAAGTTTTATATTAGGTCCATTCGTGAATTTcccatgttacgcacttgttagttgttagttgttacttgttagacGGAGACAAAAATGGccgtatagcgtcctcttaaaaacGACCTAAATGTTTTACAGACTTCCATACAACAAACTTCCATTTAGCAAAATATCCCGTTTGacgaaatatttttggaaaccaaatttattaaattctatttaacgaaattcttgaatttttttaatgaattttttttatgcttcATGAGACTTTGTAATATAGAAATTCTACTGTATTGCACTGTCACCGTACTCCGTGTAAACCGCGTGGTTAACCCGTCGCCACGATATACTAAATAGgcaatattagataatatttagaatttaaaatattcaactattccACCGTGAATCAGGTGGTTATTAATGACAAGTGAAATCGTTTtacctaaacaaaataatttaatgtggtGAATAACGATAAAATTCTGAACACAGAgtcatgtaggtatatagcaCCAAAAACCGTATTTGACCAATTATAGcgattgtaaattgtattgggCAATTAGTTATTTGGTAATCTAACAATAGCTGCATTTCTAAAATTACAAGAAtattgtcataactcataatcataatcataaaggtattaaaataataaatataattaataaacatgaaTACAATCCGTATGTgataagaatacaattttatatttaattgtcatTATAAATCTTCCTCGTATTTGTTAATATATGAACACTTTTGTCGAaatctataggtaggtatatcatttAATTCTACCTTTAGTTGTACATAGTCGTAGCAGTTGGTAATATCGTGTTGTGattttgtgaatattatgatgttcaagttatttaactaataaatctAGTACTTGAATATAATACCGGTAATTGCTTACAGCAAAATCGAGATTTTAGGTAACTGTTTTTTTGAtcaaatttttacataaaacacTCTCATAAAATGTTTGTAGATTCATgcctcaattttattttttcaattctaattttcattataaacaACATCAGAAACGTTTAATCGAATCTTCAATCTTTTTGTCGGATAAATATTAGTAGAGgtaaaatcttatatttaaaaaaatgtaaaatatctataaatagctcgaaaaatctaaatatattgaaaattataccgttgtaggtacctatagtaaatacctcggaaaaaactaatattataaattttattatagtaatttagtGAATATTATCGGTTTTGAATTGTGTAATTACATAACAAAATCGATGTTGCCAAAACTGGTGGTTTTGactaaaaattcccgttttccctccatttttaaattttttttccaataattgaAAGTTAAGGATATTCTATAATTTTGACCCAAttactttattgtaaacaattGCATGCATTGCTCCGCCAAGAATTTGAAACTATGTTTGTTAAAACTTCGTTTtactaaattttgattttattttcgtcCGAATATGCATGCCAAATAAACCATAAAAGtggttttctattttaaatttttttgtttgttacatcattgtaacaatattaaaagtataaatccgtattgtgttatatataattacataataataatatgtaagtttgCGATTACATCGTAATGCGTTACCGGTGTTTATCTTGTGCACATTGAATTGTCatctataaaatgtaaatatgacaaacaataaaattccgctataatataaataaagggttaaatggttaataataaatattaagcaactatctatatttttatttttgttttatattgcaacaataattataattgtatacctacttacataatattattatattagttattgcattatgtgtatacaatattaatattaaattggctTTGCGTCACaacattttctaaacattttttttttcaactagttaggtgtatataaatatattattacttttaaattataataggtttcTAAAAAGAGAGCTTTATAAAACAGTAATATAGACCATGTggaagttatacattttatctagTTGGTATTTGAGACTGTGAATAACCATAACTGTCTTTTTAttctaactataaattataagttataactagagcgcgaattattatgcattaataagTTTCAAAATATGCTGTCGAAATCGAGAACATGTGCAACAAATCTGCAAtaacataaattttaaattgtgtaatatgGTAAAGATTCACAATTTAGTAGCTTAtaaatttattcatcaaaaataatttgaaacaaattaaataacttataatataataataattatagatatctattataggtattattattatttttattattattattattattattactatctatTATCTCCCtacttaataaacaaaaaaatttgtaatttatattttcaaattattaaattgaataatccTACAAaaggtattttatacatttttttagaatttttgctttaatatgtaatatattttgaattttgtcaaaatatttagaaatatgcCATAACCATTAAGCATGCagtaatatgcaaaaaaatccCCATTAGCTTCAAACTCttagaattcgtaaaaattactgacaaaaatccaaaaaatgtgaaaatgaaaaaaatttgcaaatctGCTCTTTAGTTGTAACTTATATAATCttaaaacaaatagaaaatatattaatgttaaataggtagttttattctgttattttcaattttttatgaataactaaaaaataagataacCAACAGTTTTTTTTGACTTGTCTAGTGAAAGCAACTCAAGACAAAGTAGTATATAAGAGTTTACTAACATTAATTTTGccatcaagtttttttttaacttcattaGAGCTTTATTGTACtcataaagtaaataatacagtttttagtttgtccattattttcttttacttcCTCTTGAAAAATGTtcttgtaattataattattcaaaattttacatttaaaatccaaaaattactttctaaaaaaaaaatttaaattatattaaaacatttgtatagttaaattacaGGGAAAATGTTAAAAACGAATGTGAAGATCCTGAAGTAAATGCAATGGCTCTCAAAATGAaagaaaattatcaaaaaactgCAACAGCAGCAGCTCCGGCTAATGTGTATATAAACAGAGCCCATAGAGGTGTAACATTGGCTAATGCACCAATCACAACAAATAACACAGAACAAAATATGCAAGGAAAATTACTTAAAGATTGTAAAGATGTCGAAAGTATGAAAGGtaagcaaacaaaaaataattcatgatTTGAAATTTCCtatgaaaacattatattttatgttcttttATGCAATATAGGTAAATTTTCATGGACATTAATCGCTGGATATTATGTACCATATATCATACGAGTAATTAATGGTGAACTTTTGAAGTTTGTATCTGTACGTATGGCTGAAACTCACCTTCTCAGCAACTATTTAGATTATTTACATGCAGATATTTATAAATGCGCATCTGTAAGAAGTCATATTATCACTGATACTGAAGCTATATTATTAAACGAAATCAACCAAGAACATACCGACTCTATATACgggaaaaaaaagtttttcgcAGGAAaagattatattgtttgtttagAAGAAGTTCATGAATTTTATACGTTCATAGaagtatgttataaaaaattaatgtgcaATATTACTCCAGGTAGCACAGAAAAATGCGGTTTTATACGTATTAACTCTGAATGTATTGTGCCATATTGTATTGAAGATAACCGAAAATACGTTCCGATTTTCTTCTTTAAAGGCAAATCAGAAATCCTAGAGCGTCGAGCtgtaaaattagaaaattggaaCTTGGCCTATCTCAAGTTCTGTTGTAGAATAATTAAGGGTATCAGAAATGAGTTTTTTCTTAGTAACTCTTGCACAGTGATCGATGTTGATGATATCAAGAATTATTTTCCACCGCAAACAAATATTGAGGAATATTGGCCAGGTAAGGAGGTTTATACACAATTCCTAACTAATCAGAAATCCACCCGTATAAATCCACCCAGTGACTGGATCAGAGAACCCCCTAACGTAGTACCTGCTGAAAATACTACTCCTCATACCTTAACCGCACCTGCACCAATATTACCACCGATTATACCAGTGATGATCTCCTATCAAAACAGATGGCTACCAAACCAAATGGTatgaattatgttatatattatttaaatatatatattaaattgcttttttatttttggttctttaaataatttgttgctTGTGTTTTCACAATGTATTCAaatgtatcaattattttatgcttataattatttttagtactatttactattaaatattaataaataatggatcaataaataaaaaggtctatcaattaataattgtaatatattttgtacctatcaaaataatataaatatgggAAAAATGGTTTAAaggctttttagttttttacattcaattttgcttttatttgtttcatttaattatacttCATAGTAATGGTAGTGTCGTGCATGCTTTtaaataaaccaatttttttctcTACAATCAGCCTGTATtctaaatagataaaaaatatttttgtaggtgAATTCCTATACCACTCAGGCTCAGCCACCATCAACAACACGTGCCTATTCTATTGCAGCCAGAAATCAAAGCATAGCTGGGCAATGCTATAATGCGGTACTTAATTTTCaactttcttaatttttattctccTCTTATTCCTCGCCTCTTATATAGAAATACTCAACCAATTATCTGTAGTTCAAAGCTCACACTGTAAactgtttttgattttatacttttgtatcCATTAAAGAATTTACTttcttgtatttttataaaggaATGGACTAATTAGTGTCATTCCTCAGTTGGTAATTCAAACAATTAAGcgttttttttcatgtttttgtaGACTTAaagtaatgttaatatattaataaacaataaggtATGAAGCTTTTCTTTtctttgaaattgttttaaaataacaagtctagctattaatatattggatcattttacaatttaatatattttgatgcttcattaaagttaatttataatgtaataaaagtaTTGACTACAAGCTTAGCATGTGTGATATAATTAAgggtttgaattcaatggttggttttatttttactactattaatattacattgtaggctatgtaatacatattagtAAATCAACAGTTTTtacatttagtttttattgGATTTTCAGAGTTCAACAATGTCTCAAGGCAGCAGTTTGATAAGCGGTTCGGGTCATTTTGTTCCACCACCGTATTTAGTCCATGCAGGCAGTACGGCACCAGTAATTGGGTAAgtgttatcaaaataatataaataatcaaatttgtaaaaatctaaaacagaaaaaaaattatttatgcttATAGTAATACCGTTTCATACTCCAACATTGTACCTAATAGTCAATGTGTGGCAACTATGTACAATCCAATGACCAATAGCAATGTAATATCACATTCAAGTCAAATGAGACAATTCTACAATCAACATTCTTACAATAGCCAAGCCCAACAACAACAGTTGCAGCAACAACAAATTACTTATCTTCAAACTCAGCAGTCACATAGAGGCCAATCTGTGTATGATCTTTTCACCAATAATCAACAGCGCAACACAATGACGAATGCTGGACCCATTGTAATTGCTCCATCCCCAGAAATCATTGACTTACCGTCCTCATCATCCAGCCCGGTACATCCAACGGTGCAGGTGACTCCTGTTTTTCCTAATATTAGCTGGGAATTGACAAGAATACCGGAACGTATGTGGGCACTTGACACATCTAATAATGATGCATACAAGGTTAatgatgtttaatattttaagattgacTGAAGTTATTGGGGcctagaataaaattatattatttttcatacctatataaaatataaaatcttgaTACCTTTatacctttatttttaaaa
This genomic window from Metopolophium dirhodum isolate CAU chromosome 1, ASM1992520v1, whole genome shotgun sequence contains:
- the LOC132935410 gene encoding uncharacterized protein LOC132935410; this translates as MLASSATCCPSTEPPPSQQTPDTIRIPSILSTDIAAPTNTSKLASVNSVPENEGENVKNECEDPEVNAMALKMKENYQKTATAAAPANVYINRAHRGVTLANAPITTNNTEQNMQGKLLKDCKDVESMKGKFSWTLIAGYYVPYIIRVINGELLKFVSVRMAETHLLSNYLDYLHADIYKCASVRSHIITDTEAILLNEINQEHTDSIYGKKKFFAGKDYIVCLEEVHEFYTFIEVCYKKLMCNITPGSTEKCGFIRINSECIVPYCIEDNRKYVPIFFFKGKSEILERRAVKLENWNLAYLKFCCRIIKGIRNEFFLSNSCTVIDVDDIKNYFPPQTNIEEYWPGKEVYTQFLTNQKSTRINPPSDWIREPPNVVPAENTTPHTLTAPAPILPPIIPVMISYQNRWLPNQMVNSYTTQAQPPSTTRAYSIAARNQSIAGQCYNASSTMSQGSSLISGSGHFVPPPYLVHAGSTAPVIGNTVSYSNIVPNSQCVATMYNPMTNSNVISHSSQMRQFYNQHSYNSQAQQQQLQQQQITYLQTQQSHRGQSVYDLFTNNQQRNTMTNAGPIVIAPSPEIIDLPSSSSSPVHPTVQVTPVFPNISWELTRIPERMWALDTSNNDAYKIQTATLQGKIIYCINAKPYIYSHLLITLNDLILMVLPECTVTKCAYVLSKCLNTTLFSGNSEQLTVLRRNGRLVSMHPNDTPMALLQDVTSVFPQLINTLAGIGWNENQIQQYQSAGGPSKRQRTD